A single window of Callithrix jacchus isolate 240 chromosome 6, calJac240_pri, whole genome shotgun sequence DNA harbors:
- the MTERF4 gene encoding transcription termination factor 4, mitochondrial isoform X1, translating to MRGCYRCEGLEQGFPTPGTGAWPVRSQAAQQVLDWHRLIPLTWACITRQVPHLGEQRRTTASLLRKLTTASNGGFIKESSCVRSSNSVQEPECRKNPVQCLLKEQRTPVEQGSMLLERVIGSLQDMGFSNAHINELLSVQPGANPQQLLDTISELILLGLNPEPVFVALKKSPQLLKLPIKQMRKRSSYLRKLGLGEGKLKRVLSCCPEIFTMPQQDIDGTVRLLKEKCLFTVQQVTRILHSCPFVLREDLGQLEYKFQYAYFRMGISHPDIVKSEYLQYPLNKIKQRHIYLERLGRYQTPDKKGQTQILNPLVKNILRVSEAEFLARTACTSVEEFEVFKKLLAREEEESESGTSDGKRASLDEEEDDGEEEDEEEEDDDDEDDDEEQL from the exons ATGAGGGGTTGCTACCGATGTGAAGGTTTAGAGCAGGGTTTCCCAACCCCCGGTACCGGTGCGTGGCCTGTTAGGAGCCAGGCTGCTCAGCAG GTCCTTGACTGGCACCGCCTGATCCCCCTCACCTGGGCCTGTATCACTAGGCAGGTTCCTCATCTTGGAGAACAGAGAAGGACGACAGCTTCCTTGTTGCGCAAACTGACTACAGCCTCCAATGGAGGGTTCATTAAGGAGTCATCCTGTGTTAGATCCAGTAACTCTGTGCAGGAGCCAGAATGCAGGAAGAATCCTGTTCAGTGCCTCCTTAAGGAGCAGAGGACTCCTGTGGAACAGGGGTCCATGCTGCTGGAGAGAGTCATCGGTTCACTCCAGGACATGGGTTTCAGCAATGCCCATATTAATGAATTGCTCAGTGTACAGCCAGGTGCCAATCCTCAACAGTTGCTGGACACCATTTCAGAACTTATTCTCTTGGGTCTGAATCCAGAGCCTGTGTTTGTGGCCTTGAAGAAAAGTCCCCAGTTATTGAAACTGCCTATTAAGCAAATGAGGAAGCGCTCTAGTTACCTGCGAAAGCTTGGGCTTGGAGAAG GGAAATTAAAGAGGGTGCTTTCCTGTTGCCCTGAAATTTTCACCATGCCTCAGCAGGACATTGATGGCACTGTCAGGCTTCTCAAGGAGAAGTGCCTTTTCACGGTACAGCAAGTCACCAGGATTTTGCACAGCTGCCCCTTTGTTCTTCGAGAGGACCTGGGCCAATTGGAATATAAGTTTCAG TATGCGTATTTCAGGATGGGAATTTCGCATCCCGACATTGTAAAGAGCGAGTACCTGCAGTATCCACTAAACAAGATTAAGCAGAGGCACATTTACTTGGAGCGCCTGGGACGGTACCAAACCCCTGATAAGAAGGGGCAGACGCAGATCCTTAACCCGTTGGTCAAGAACATTCTCCGAGTTTCAGAAGCCGAGTTTTTGGCAAGGACAGCCTGTACTTCTGTTGAGGAATTTGAGGTTTTTAAGAAGCTCCTGGctcgggaggaggaggagtcTGAGAGCGGCACATCTGATGGCAAAAGGGCAAGTCTGGATGAGGAGGAGGACGacggggaggaggaggacgaggaagaggaggatgacgatgatgaagatgatgatgaggaGCAGCTGTGA
- the MTERF4 gene encoding transcription termination factor 4, mitochondrial isoform X2, with protein MAAFSRQVLDWHRLIPLTWACITRQVPHLGEQRRTTASLLRKLTTASNGGFIKESSCVRSSNSVQEPECRKNPVQCLLKEQRTPVEQGSMLLERVIGSLQDMGFSNAHINELLSVQPGANPQQLLDTISELILLGLNPEPVFVALKKSPQLLKLPIKQMRKRSSYLRKLGLGEGKLKRVLSCCPEIFTMPQQDIDGTVRLLKEKCLFTVQQVTRILHSCPFVLREDLGQLEYKFQYAYFRMGISHPDIVKSEYLQYPLNKIKQRHIYLERLGRYQTPDKKGQTQILNPLVKNILRVSEAEFLARTACTSVEEFEVFKKLLAREEEESESGTSDGKRASLDEEEDDGEEEDEEEEDDDDEDDDEEQL; from the exons ATGGCTGCGTTCAGCCGTCAG GTCCTTGACTGGCACCGCCTGATCCCCCTCACCTGGGCCTGTATCACTAGGCAGGTTCCTCATCTTGGAGAACAGAGAAGGACGACAGCTTCCTTGTTGCGCAAACTGACTACAGCCTCCAATGGAGGGTTCATTAAGGAGTCATCCTGTGTTAGATCCAGTAACTCTGTGCAGGAGCCAGAATGCAGGAAGAATCCTGTTCAGTGCCTCCTTAAGGAGCAGAGGACTCCTGTGGAACAGGGGTCCATGCTGCTGGAGAGAGTCATCGGTTCACTCCAGGACATGGGTTTCAGCAATGCCCATATTAATGAATTGCTCAGTGTACAGCCAGGTGCCAATCCTCAACAGTTGCTGGACACCATTTCAGAACTTATTCTCTTGGGTCTGAATCCAGAGCCTGTGTTTGTGGCCTTGAAGAAAAGTCCCCAGTTATTGAAACTGCCTATTAAGCAAATGAGGAAGCGCTCTAGTTACCTGCGAAAGCTTGGGCTTGGAGAAG GGAAATTAAAGAGGGTGCTTTCCTGTTGCCCTGAAATTTTCACCATGCCTCAGCAGGACATTGATGGCACTGTCAGGCTTCTCAAGGAGAAGTGCCTTTTCACGGTACAGCAAGTCACCAGGATTTTGCACAGCTGCCCCTTTGTTCTTCGAGAGGACCTGGGCCAATTGGAATATAAGTTTCAG TATGCGTATTTCAGGATGGGAATTTCGCATCCCGACATTGTAAAGAGCGAGTACCTGCAGTATCCACTAAACAAGATTAAGCAGAGGCACATTTACTTGGAGCGCCTGGGACGGTACCAAACCCCTGATAAGAAGGGGCAGACGCAGATCCTTAACCCGTTGGTCAAGAACATTCTCCGAGTTTCAGAAGCCGAGTTTTTGGCAAGGACAGCCTGTACTTCTGTTGAGGAATTTGAGGTTTTTAAGAAGCTCCTGGctcgggaggaggaggagtcTGAGAGCGGCACATCTGATGGCAAAAGGGCAAGTCTGGATGAGGAGGAGGACGacggggaggaggaggacgaggaagaggaggatgacgatgatgaagatgatgatgaggaGCAGCTGTGA
- the MTERF4 gene encoding transcription termination factor 4, mitochondrial isoform X3, with translation MVLDWHRLIPLTWACITRQVPHLGEQRRTTASLLRKLTTASNGGFIKESSCVRSSNSVQEPECRKNPVQCLLKEQRTPVEQGSMLLERVIGSLQDMGFSNAHINELLSVQPGANPQQLLDTISELILLGLNPEPVFVALKKSPQLLKLPIKQMRKRSSYLRKLGLGEGKLKRVLSCCPEIFTMPQQDIDGTVRLLKEKCLFTVQQVTRILHSCPFVLREDLGQLEYKFQYAYFRMGISHPDIVKSEYLQYPLNKIKQRHIYLERLGRYQTPDKKGQTQILNPLVKNILRVSEAEFLARTACTSVEEFEVFKKLLAREEEESESGTSDGKRASLDEEEDDGEEEDEEEEDDDDEDDDEEQL, from the exons atg GTCCTTGACTGGCACCGCCTGATCCCCCTCACCTGGGCCTGTATCACTAGGCAGGTTCCTCATCTTGGAGAACAGAGAAGGACGACAGCTTCCTTGTTGCGCAAACTGACTACAGCCTCCAATGGAGGGTTCATTAAGGAGTCATCCTGTGTTAGATCCAGTAACTCTGTGCAGGAGCCAGAATGCAGGAAGAATCCTGTTCAGTGCCTCCTTAAGGAGCAGAGGACTCCTGTGGAACAGGGGTCCATGCTGCTGGAGAGAGTCATCGGTTCACTCCAGGACATGGGTTTCAGCAATGCCCATATTAATGAATTGCTCAGTGTACAGCCAGGTGCCAATCCTCAACAGTTGCTGGACACCATTTCAGAACTTATTCTCTTGGGTCTGAATCCAGAGCCTGTGTTTGTGGCCTTGAAGAAAAGTCCCCAGTTATTGAAACTGCCTATTAAGCAAATGAGGAAGCGCTCTAGTTACCTGCGAAAGCTTGGGCTTGGAGAAG GGAAATTAAAGAGGGTGCTTTCCTGTTGCCCTGAAATTTTCACCATGCCTCAGCAGGACATTGATGGCACTGTCAGGCTTCTCAAGGAGAAGTGCCTTTTCACGGTACAGCAAGTCACCAGGATTTTGCACAGCTGCCCCTTTGTTCTTCGAGAGGACCTGGGCCAATTGGAATATAAGTTTCAG TATGCGTATTTCAGGATGGGAATTTCGCATCCCGACATTGTAAAGAGCGAGTACCTGCAGTATCCACTAAACAAGATTAAGCAGAGGCACATTTACTTGGAGCGCCTGGGACGGTACCAAACCCCTGATAAGAAGGGGCAGACGCAGATCCTTAACCCGTTGGTCAAGAACATTCTCCGAGTTTCAGAAGCCGAGTTTTTGGCAAGGACAGCCTGTACTTCTGTTGAGGAATTTGAGGTTTTTAAGAAGCTCCTGGctcgggaggaggaggagtcTGAGAGCGGCACATCTGATGGCAAAAGGGCAAGTCTGGATGAGGAGGAGGACGacggggaggaggaggacgaggaagaggaggatgacgatgatgaagatgatgatgaggaGCAGCTGTGA